The following proteins come from a genomic window of Acomys russatus chromosome 17, mAcoRus1.1, whole genome shotgun sequence:
- the Gpt gene encoding alanine aminotransferase 1 produces MASRVNDQSQAPRNGLKGKVLTLDTMNPCVRRVEYAVRGPIVQRALELEQELRQGVKKPFTEVIRANIGDAQAMGQRPITFFRQVLALCAYPNLLSSPDFPEDAKRRAERILQACGGHSLGAYSISSGIQLIREDVAQYIERRDGGIPADPNNIFLSTGASDAIVTILKLLVAGEGQARTGVLIPIPQYPLYSAALAELDAVQVDYYLDEEHAWALDPAELRRALCQARDRCCPRVLCIINPGNPTGQVQTRECIEAVIRFAFEEGLFLMADEVYQDNVYAEGSQFHSFKKVLMEMGPPYATQQELASFHSVSKGYMGECGFRGGYVEVVNMDAEVQKQMGKLMSVRLCPPVPGQALLDMVVSPPTPSDPSFKQFQAERQEVLAELAAKAKLTEQVFNEAPGIRCNPVQGAMYSFPRVQLPPRAVQRAQELGLAPDMFFCLCLLEETGICVVPGSGFGQQEGTYHFRMTILPPMKKLRQLLEKLRHFHAKFTNEYS; encoded by the exons ATGGCCTCGAGAGTGAATGATCAAAGCCAGGCTCCAAGGAATGGGCTGAAGGGGAAGGTGCTAACTCTGGATACTATGAACCCATGTGTTCGGAGGGTGGAGTATGCCGTTCGAGGACCCATAGTGCAGcgtgccttggagctggagcaggagttacGGCAG GGTGTGAAGAAGCCCTTTACTGAGGTCATCCGTGCCAATATTGGGGATGCACAAGCCATGGGGCAGAGACCTATCACCTTTTTCCGCCAG GTCCTGGCTCTCTGTGCCTACCCCAATCTTCTGAGCAGTCCTGACTTCCCAGAGGACGCCAAGAGAAGGGCAGAACGGATTTTGCAGGCATGCGGGGGCCACAGCCTAG GTGCCTATAGCATTAGCTCTGGCATCCAGCTGATCCGGGAGGATGTGGCACAGTACAttgagaggagagatggagggatcCCTGCAGACCCGAACAACATTTTTCTGTCCACCGGGGCCAGTGACGCCATCGTG ACAATACTCAAGCTGCTGGTGGCCGGTGAGGGCCAAGCACGGACGGGCGTGCTTATTCCGATTCCTCAGTACCCGCTGTACTCAGCCGCGCTGGCTGAGCTGGACGCCGTGCAAGTAGACTACTACCTGGATGAAGAGCACGCCTGGGCTCTAGACCCTGCGGAGCTGCGGCGCGCTCTGTGCCAGGCACGTGACCGGTGCTGCCCACGCGTACTGTGCATCATCAACCCTGGCAACCCCACTG GGCAAGTGCAGACACGTGAATGCATCGAGGCTGTGATCCGCTTTGCTTTCGAAGAGGGACTCTTCCTGATGGCTGATGAG GTATACCAGGACAATGTATATGCCGAGGGCTCTCAGTTCCATTCATTCAAGAAGGTGCTCATGGAGATGGGGCCACCATATGCAACGCAGCAGGAGCTTGCGTCTTTCCACTCAGTCTCTAAGGGCTACATGGGCGA GTGCGGCTTCCGTGGTGGCTATGTGGAGGTGGTAAACATGGACGCTGAGGTGCAgaaacagatggggaaactgatgAGTGTACGGCTGTGCCCACCAGTGCCAGGCCAGGCCCTGCTGGATATGGTGGTCAGCCCGCCAACACCCTCTGACCCATCCTTCAAGCAGTTTCAAGCA gagaggcaggaggtgcTGGCTGAGCTGGCGGCCAAAGCGAAACTCACAGAGCAGGTCTTCAATGAGGCTCCCGGCATCCGCTGCAACCCAGTGCAGGGCGCCATGTACTCCTTCCCTCGTGTGCAGCTGCCCCCGAGAGCAGTGCAGCGTGCTCAG GAACTGGGCCTGGCCCCTGACATGTTCTTCTGCTTGTGCCTCCTGGAGGAGACTGGCATCTGCGTTGTGCCTGGGAGTGGCTTTGGACAGCAGGAGGGCACCTATCACTTCCG GATGACCATCCTGCCCCCCATGAAAAAGCTGCGGCAGctgctggagaaactgaggcatttCCATGCTAAGTTCACCAATGAGTACTCCTGA
- the Ppp1r16a gene encoding protein phosphatase 1 regulatory subunit 16A: MAEHLELLAEMPMVGRMSTQERLKHAQKRRAQQVKMWAQAEKEAHSRKGHRERPCKEVAGPRPRKHVLFPPSVALLEAAARNDLEEVRQFLSSGVSPNLANEDGLTALHQCCIDDFQEMAQQLLEAGADVNARDSECWTPLHAAATCGHLHLVELLISRGADLLAVNTDGNMPYDLCEDEQTLDCLETAMANRGITQDSIEEARAVPELCMLNDLQNLLRAGTNLNDPLDHGATLLHIAAANGFSEVATLLLEQGASLSAKDHDGWEPLHAAAYWGQVHLVELLVAHGADLNGKSLVDETPLDLCGDEEVRAKLLELKHKQDALLRAQGRQRSLLRRRTSSAGSRGKVVRRVSLTHRTNLYRKEHAQEAIVWQQPPPTSPEPLEDEDRQTDAELRLQPPEEDSPDLARPHNGQVGAPPGKHLYSKRLDRSVSYQLSPAESSAPDALVRDKAHHTLAELKRQRAAAKLQRPAPEGPETFEPGLSVDSEPSQPDCGFSTTGDPPLLKLTAPSEEAPVEKRPCCLLM, from the exons ATGGCCGAGCACCTGGAGCTGCTGGCAGAGATGCCCATGGTAGGCAGGATGAGCACCCAGGAACGGCTGAAGCATGCCCAGAAGCGACGTGCCCAGCAGGTAAAGATGTGGGCCCAGGCTGAGAAGGAGGCCCACAGCAGGAAGGGCCACAGGGAACGGCCATGCAAAGAGGTGGCTGGCCCCAGGCCTCGgaagcatgtcctcttccctcccAGCGTTGCTCTTCTGGAGGCTGCTGCCCGAAACGACTTGGAGGAAG TCCGCCAGTTCCTTAGTAGTGGGGTTAGCCCCAACCTGGCCAATGAAGATGGCTTGACTGCACTGCACCAG TGCTGCATTGATGACTTccaagagatggcacagcagctcCTGGAGGCTGGGGCTGATGTCAATGCGCGAGACAGTGAGTGCTGGACACCTCTACATGCTGCGGCTACCTGTGGTCATCTGCATCTGGTGGAACTCCTCATTTCACG TGGCGCAGATCTCCTGGCAGTCAATACCGATGGCAACATGCCCTATGACCTGTGTGAGGATGAACAGACACTGGATTGCCTTGAGACCGCCATGGCCAATCGTG GTATCACCCAGGATAGCATTGAGGAGGCCCGGGCTGTGCCAGAGCTGTGCATGCTGAATGACCTCCAGAACCTGCTGCGTGCTGGGACCAACCTCAACGACCCTTTGGACCATGGTGCCACTCTG CTGCACATCGCCGCTGCTAATGGGTTCAGTGAGGTGGCTACCCTGCTACTGGAGCAAGGAGCCAGCCTGAGCGCTAAGGACCATGATGGCTGGGAGCCTCTGCATGCTGCAGCCTACTGGGGCCAG GTGCACCTGGTAGAATTGCTTGTGGCACATGGGGCGGATCTGAATGGAAAATCTCTGGTGGACGAGACACCCCTCG ACCTGTGTGGTGATGAGGAAGTCAGAGCGAAACTGCTCGAGCTCAAGCACAAACAAGACGCACTCCTGCGGGCTCAGGGCCGCCAGCGTTCCCTGCTGCGCCGTCGCACCTCCAGTGCAGGCAGCCGTGG GAAGGTAGTGAGACGAGTGAGCCTGACACATCGCACCAACCTGTATCGCAAAGAACACGCCCAAGAGGCCATCGTGTGGCAGCAGCCGCCACCCACCAGTCCAGAACCTCTAGAGGAtgaggacaggcagacagatgccGAGCTCCGGCTGCAGCCCCCAGAG GAAGACAGCCCTGATCTGGCCAGACCACACAATGGCCAAGTAGGGGCTCCCCCAGGGAAGCATCTATACTCCAAGCGTCTAGATCGGAGTGTCTCCTATCAGCTGAGTCCTGCAGAGAGCAGTGCCCCTGATGCCCTCGTCCGGGACAAGGCCCACCACACACTGGCAGAACTTAAACGCCAGCGAGCAGCTGCAAAGCTTCAGCGGCCTGCTCCCGAAGGGCCTGAGACCTTTGAGCCTGGCCTGTCTGTTGACAGTGAGCCCTCTCAGCCTGACTGTGGCTTCAGCACAACTGGAGACCCACCCCTGCTCAAGCTCACCGCCCCCTCAGAGGAGGCTCCTGTGGAGAAGAGGCCATGCTGTTTGCTCATGTGA
- the Foxh1 gene encoding forkhead box protein H1 — MASGWDPASTYNPPTLSPQLGPAAAQGYLPCMGPCNNSHLSLPEAESPSKTPKRRKKRYLRHDKPPYTYLAMIALVIQAAPFRRLKLAQIIRQVQAVFPFFKDDYEGWKDSIRHNLSSNRCFRKVPKDPAKPQAKGNFWAVDVSLIPAEALRLQNTALCRRWQNRGTHRAFVKDLSPYVLHGRPYRPPSPPPPSREGFSIKSLLGDPGKESTWPQHPGVAQQSSPAQAGTWSKEEEGMCPVSCNLSEKPLWPLCSHPGPTRVEGDTSQGEVIRPSPLSSEQGTWPLRLLQGSSDPMGMSRRGSRTSLWGQLPTSYLPIYTPNVVVPLATLPPTSCPQCPSSTSPAYWSVTTESQGSQDLLGDLESHFQGVPPNKSIYDVWVSHPWDLAAPAPSWLLSWYSL, encoded by the exons ATGGCCTCGGGCTGGGACCCTGCCTCTACATACAATCCGCCTACCCTGAGCCCCCAGTTAGGCCCTGCCGCTGCCCAGGGCTACCTCCCTTGCATGGGGCCTTGCAACAACTCTCATCTGAGCCTACCAGAGGCCGAGTCTCCTTCAAAGACCcccaagaggaggaagaagagatacCTACGGCATGACAAGCCCCCCTACACCTACTTGGCCATGATCGCTTTGGTAATTCAGGCCGCACCCTTCCGCAGACTGAAGCTGGCCCAG ATTATCCGTCAGGTCCAGGCAGTGTTCCCCTTCTTCAAGGACGACTACGAGGGCTGGAAAGACTCCATCCGCCACAACCTTTCCTCTAACCGGTGCTTCCGTAAG GTGCCCAAGGACCCTGCAAAGCCCCAGGCCAAGGGCAACTTCTGGGCGGTGGATGTGAGCCTGATCCCAGCAGAAGCGCTGCGCCTTCAGAACACTGCCCTGTGCCGCCGATGGCAGAACCGGGGTACACACAGAGCTTTCGTCAAGGATCTGAGCCCTTACGTGCTCCACGGTCGGCCTTATCGGCCACCCAGTCCCCCACCACCATCCAGGGAGGGTTTCAGCATCAAGTCCCTGCTAGGGGACCCTGGGAAAGAATCGACATGGCCCCAGCATCCTGGGGTAGCCCAACAGAGCAGCCCAGCTCAGGCAGGCACCTGGtctaaggaggaagaagggatgtGCCCTGTATCCTGTAACCTCTCTGAGAAGCCTCTGTGGCCCCTCTGCTCCCATCCAGGGCCCACAAGAGTAGAGGGGGACACTTCCCAAGGGGAAGTCATCAggccttctcccctttcctcagAGCAAGGCACCTGGCCTCTCCGCTTACTTCAGGGTTCCTCAGATCCCATGGGAATGTCCAGGAGGGGGAGCAGAACTTCCTTGTGGGGACAGTTACCCACCTCTTACTTGCCCATCTACACCCCCAACGTAGTAGTGCCCTTGGCCACTCTACCTCCCACCTCTTGTCCCCAGTGTCCATCTTCAACCAGTCCAGCCTACTGGAGTGTAACTACTGAATCCCAAGGATCCCAGGACCTCCTTGGTGATCTAGAGTCCCACTTTCAGGGAGTACCACCCAACAAGAGCATCTATGATGTGTGGGTCAGCCACCCTTGGGACCTGGCTGCTCCTGCCCCAAGCTGGCTCCTTTCCTGGTACAGCCTGTAA